In Pogoniulus pusillus isolate bPogPus1 chromosome 1, bPogPus1.pri, whole genome shotgun sequence, one DNA window encodes the following:
- the ANGEL1 gene encoding protein angel homolog 1 isoform X1, translating to MIGTVLCYVLLPAARLLRALLDAFFTCRKNVLLAKTTSTQIGDFTATRGRSIPEEQEALLQQWLQEGTGNSPSSESAPAVEEVSVKLTSAWLEGSELLMTSLSDLNSVPEITQCAGQQLTELHTLASSEPQEHAVSKSAEETVAVAGSAPWAAVVPQTDHQIAGCATVSVDVQNEDPAVLAWSLAHDTDTVPAELPTWPIRDTVQLCPLPTEVPYHEILWRDWEDLSVQPCVLEQVTKNTHLFEFRVMSYNILAQDLVEQGLDLYLHCHRDILNWNYRLPNLLQEIQHWDPDILCLQEVQENHYWEQLEPTFKAMGFACFYKRRTGTKTDGCAVCYKHSRFQLISFSPVEYFRPGLDVLNRDNVGLVLLLQPLLPDSLHLKAVSPLCVANTHVLFNPRRGDIKLAQMALLLAEIDKVAKTAEGNHYPVILCGDLNSVPDSPLYKFIRNGELSYQGMPAWKVSGQEDFSHQLYSRKLLAPLWPSSLGITDNCQYVTPCQPKKTGRRKYSRDFLLQFRFCSVACERPSQLILLEGVTDANPECPPLCPKPAAMMKDPDPQPFVPRSSGIMRHGLNLTSVYSHFLPQRGRPEVTTMPMGLGATVDYIFYSAEPVENGNRGGRRLYKDGALKLLGRLSLLSEDVLLLANGLPNPFCSSDHLCLLASFGLEISSIREG from the exons ATGATCGGTACAGTGCTCTGCTACGTGCTGCTGCCGGCGGCACGGCTTCTCCGGGCCCTCCTAG ATGCTTTCTTTACCTGTCGAAAGAATGTGCTTCTGGCAAAGACTACGTCCACCCAGATAGGTGACTTCACTGCAACCAGAGGAAGGTCGATCCCTGAAGAGCAAGAAGCCCTtctccagcagtggctgcaggaaggaACAGGGAATTCGCCATCCAGTGAGAGTGCTCCAGCAGTGGAGGAGGTGTCAGTTAAGCTTACTAGTGCTTGGTTAGAAGGTTCAGAGTTATTGATGACTAGCCTCAGTGACCTGAATTCAGTTCCAGAAATCACCCAGTGTGCTGGTCAGCAGCTCACAGAGCTACACACCTTGGCTTCTTCAGAACCACAAGAGCATGCAGTGTCCAAATCAGCAGAGGAAACAGTGGCTGTAGCAGGCAGTGCCCCTTGGGCAGCTGTGGTACCACAGACAGATCATCAGATAGCTGGCTGTGCCACTGTCAGTGTAGATGTGCAGAATGAAGACCCAGCTGTGCTGGCCTGGAGTTTAGCACACGATACAGACACCGTGCCAGCAGAACTCCCCACCTGGCCCATTCGGGATACAGTGCAGCTTTGTCCTCTCCCAACAGAGGTACCCTACCACG AGATTTTgtggagagactgggaagatctTTCTGTCCAGCCCTGTGTGCTAGAGCAGGTAACAAAAAACACTCATCTTTTTGAATTTCGAGTCATGTCTTACAACATCCTTGCTCAGGACCTGGTGGAGCAGGGCCTTGATCTCTATCTACACTGTCATCGAGACATCCTGAACTGGAACTACCGCCTCCCAAACCTTCTGCAGGAGATCCAGCACTGGGATCCTGAT ATTCTGTGTCTCCAGGAGGTGCAAGAAAACCATTACTGGGAGCAGCTGGAACCGACCTTCAAGGCAATGG GCTTTGCGTGCTTCTATAAACGAAGAACTGGGACGAAGACAGATGGCTGTGCAGTGTGCTAtaagcacagcaggttccagctgaTCAGCTTTAGCCCCGTAGAATACTTCCGTCCTGGCCTGGATGTCCTCAACCGGGATAATGTGGGTTTGGTGCTGCTGctacagcctctgctcccagacAGCCTGCATCTGAAGGCAGTCAGTCCTTTGTGTGTGGCAAACACTCATGTGTTGTTCAATCCCCGGCGGGGAGATATTAAACTGGCCCAGATGGCCTTGCTTCTAGCAGAGATTGATAAGGTTGCAAAAACTGCTGAAGGCAACCACTATCCTGTCATCTTGTGTGGAGACCTGAATTCTGTACCTGATTCTCCACTCTACAAATTCATCCGAAATGGTGAACTCTCCTACCAAGGGATGCCAGCCTGGAAG GTGTCTGGTCAGGAAGATTTTTCACATCAGTTGTATTCACGGAAACTGTTGGCCCCACTGTGGCCGAGCTCACTGGGTATAACGGACAACTGTCAGTATGTCACTCCATGCCAGCCAAAAAAAACAG GCAGACGGAAGTACAGCCGGGACTTTCTGCTCCAGTTTCGTTTCTGCAGTGTTGCCTGTGAACGACCATCACAGCTGATCCTCCTGGAGGGTGTGACGGATGCTAATCCAG AATGCCCTCCGCTCTGTCCCAAGCCTGCTGCTATGATGAAAGACCCAGATCCCCAGCCATTTGTCCCAAG GTCTTCAGGCATTATGCGGCATGGCCTCAACCTAACATCTGTCTACAGCCACTTTCTGCCCCAGAGAGGACGCCCAGAGGTCACAACAATGCCCATGGGGCTTGGAGCCACCGTTGATTATATCTTCtactcagcagagcctgtggaGAATGGGAACAGAGGTG GTCGTAGGCTGTACAAGGATGGAGCTCTGAAACTGCTTGGCcgcctttcccttctctctgaAGATGTTCTGTTGTTGGCAAATGGTTTACCAAATCCTTTTTGTTCATCTGATcatctctgcctgctggctAGCTTTGGCTTGGAGATCTCCAGCATCAGAGAGGGTTAA
- the ANGEL1 gene encoding protein angel homolog 1 isoform X2 — protein sequence MTSLSDLNSVPEITQCAGQQLTELHTLASSEPQEHAVSKSAEETVAVAGSAPWAAVVPQTDHQIAGCATVSVDVQNEDPAVLAWSLAHDTDTVPAELPTWPIRDTVQLCPLPTEVPYHEILWRDWEDLSVQPCVLEQVTKNTHLFEFRVMSYNILAQDLVEQGLDLYLHCHRDILNWNYRLPNLLQEIQHWDPDILCLQEVQENHYWEQLEPTFKAMGFACFYKRRTGTKTDGCAVCYKHSRFQLISFSPVEYFRPGLDVLNRDNVGLVLLLQPLLPDSLHLKAVSPLCVANTHVLFNPRRGDIKLAQMALLLAEIDKVAKTAEGNHYPVILCGDLNSVPDSPLYKFIRNGELSYQGMPAWKVSGQEDFSHQLYSRKLLAPLWPSSLGITDNCQYVTPCQPKKTGRRKYSRDFLLQFRFCSVACERPSQLILLEGVTDANPECPPLCPKPAAMMKDPDPQPFVPRSSGIMRHGLNLTSVYSHFLPQRGRPEVTTMPMGLGATVDYIFYSAEPVENGNRGGRRLYKDGALKLLGRLSLLSEDVLLLANGLPNPFCSSDHLCLLASFGLEISSIREG from the exons ATGACTAGCCTCAGTGACCTGAATTCAGTTCCAGAAATCACCCAGTGTGCTGGTCAGCAGCTCACAGAGCTACACACCTTGGCTTCTTCAGAACCACAAGAGCATGCAGTGTCCAAATCAGCAGAGGAAACAGTGGCTGTAGCAGGCAGTGCCCCTTGGGCAGCTGTGGTACCACAGACAGATCATCAGATAGCTGGCTGTGCCACTGTCAGTGTAGATGTGCAGAATGAAGACCCAGCTGTGCTGGCCTGGAGTTTAGCACACGATACAGACACCGTGCCAGCAGAACTCCCCACCTGGCCCATTCGGGATACAGTGCAGCTTTGTCCTCTCCCAACAGAGGTACCCTACCACG AGATTTTgtggagagactgggaagatctTTCTGTCCAGCCCTGTGTGCTAGAGCAGGTAACAAAAAACACTCATCTTTTTGAATTTCGAGTCATGTCTTACAACATCCTTGCTCAGGACCTGGTGGAGCAGGGCCTTGATCTCTATCTACACTGTCATCGAGACATCCTGAACTGGAACTACCGCCTCCCAAACCTTCTGCAGGAGATCCAGCACTGGGATCCTGAT ATTCTGTGTCTCCAGGAGGTGCAAGAAAACCATTACTGGGAGCAGCTGGAACCGACCTTCAAGGCAATGG GCTTTGCGTGCTTCTATAAACGAAGAACTGGGACGAAGACAGATGGCTGTGCAGTGTGCTAtaagcacagcaggttccagctgaTCAGCTTTAGCCCCGTAGAATACTTCCGTCCTGGCCTGGATGTCCTCAACCGGGATAATGTGGGTTTGGTGCTGCTGctacagcctctgctcccagacAGCCTGCATCTGAAGGCAGTCAGTCCTTTGTGTGTGGCAAACACTCATGTGTTGTTCAATCCCCGGCGGGGAGATATTAAACTGGCCCAGATGGCCTTGCTTCTAGCAGAGATTGATAAGGTTGCAAAAACTGCTGAAGGCAACCACTATCCTGTCATCTTGTGTGGAGACCTGAATTCTGTACCTGATTCTCCACTCTACAAATTCATCCGAAATGGTGAACTCTCCTACCAAGGGATGCCAGCCTGGAAG GTGTCTGGTCAGGAAGATTTTTCACATCAGTTGTATTCACGGAAACTGTTGGCCCCACTGTGGCCGAGCTCACTGGGTATAACGGACAACTGTCAGTATGTCACTCCATGCCAGCCAAAAAAAACAG GCAGACGGAAGTACAGCCGGGACTTTCTGCTCCAGTTTCGTTTCTGCAGTGTTGCCTGTGAACGACCATCACAGCTGATCCTCCTGGAGGGTGTGACGGATGCTAATCCAG AATGCCCTCCGCTCTGTCCCAAGCCTGCTGCTATGATGAAAGACCCAGATCCCCAGCCATTTGTCCCAAG GTCTTCAGGCATTATGCGGCATGGCCTCAACCTAACATCTGTCTACAGCCACTTTCTGCCCCAGAGAGGACGCCCAGAGGTCACAACAATGCCCATGGGGCTTGGAGCCACCGTTGATTATATCTTCtactcagcagagcctgtggaGAATGGGAACAGAGGTG GTCGTAGGCTGTACAAGGATGGAGCTCTGAAACTGCTTGGCcgcctttcccttctctctgaAGATGTTCTGTTGTTGGCAAATGGTTTACCAAATCCTTTTTGTTCATCTGATcatctctgcctgctggctAGCTTTGGCTTGGAGATCTCCAGCATCAGAGAGGGTTAA